In the genome of Streptomyces sp. Q6, the window GAACTTGCCGGTGTGGCTGGCCGGTTCCGACGCGACCTGCTCGGGGGTGCCCTCGGCGACGACGATGCCGCCGCCGTTGCCTCCCTCGGGGCCCATGTCGACGATCCAGTCGGCGGTCTTGATGACGTCGAGGTTGTGCTCGATGACGATGACCGAGTTGCCCTTGTCGACCAGGCCCGACAGCACGGTGATGAGCTTGCTGATGTCCTCGAAGTGCAGACCGGTGGTCGGCTCGTCGAGGACGTAGACAGTGCGGCCCGTGGACCGCTTCTGCAACTCGCTCGCCAGCTTCACGCGCTGCGCCTCGCCGCCGGACAGGGTGGGTGCGGACTGTCCGAGGCGGACGTAGCCGAGGCCCACGTCGTTGAGCGTCCGCAGGTGGCGGGAGATCGCCGGGACCGCCTCGAAGAAGTCGAGCGCCTCCTCGATCGGCATGTCCAGGACCTCGGCGATGGACTTGCCCTTGTAGTGGACGTCCAGCGTCTCGCGGTTGTAGCGCGCGCCGTGGCAGACCTCGCACGGGACGTACACGTCCGGCAGGAAGTTCATCTCGATCTTGATCGTGCCGTCGCCCGAGCAGTTCTCGCAGCGTCCGCCCTTGACGTTGAAGGAGAACCGCCCCGGCAGGTAGCCGCGGACCTTCGCCTCGGTCGTCTCGGCGAACAGCTTGCGGACGTGGTCGAAGACTCCGGTGTACGTCGCCGGGTTCGACCGGGGGGTCCGGCCGATGGGCGACTGGTCGACGTGCACGACCTTGTCGACGAGGTCGTCGCCCTCCACGCGCGTGTGCCGGCCCGGGACCGAACGCGCCCCGTTCAGCTCGCGCGCCAGATGCGTGTACAGGATGTCGTTGACCAGCGTCGACTTGCCGGATCCGGAGACGCCGGTGACGGCCGTCAGGACGCCCAGCGGGAAGGACACGTCGATGTCCCGCAGGTTGTTCTCCTTGGCCCCGTGCACCGTGAGGCGGCGTCCGGGGTCCACCGGGCGGCGGATGTCCGGGATCGGGATGGACTTCTTGCCCGACAGGTACTGGCCGGTCATCGACTCGCTGTTGCTCAGCAGCTCCTTCAAGGGACCGCTGTGCACGACCTTGCCGCCGTGCTCGCCCGCGCCGGGGCCGATGTCGACGATCCAGTCGGCGACCTTGATCGTGTCCTCGTCGTGCTCGACCACGATGAGCGTGTTGCCCATGTCACGCAGCCGTACGAGGGTCTCGATGAGCCGGTGGTTGTCGCGCTGGTGCAGGCCGATGGACGGCTCGTCGAGGACGTACAGGACGCCGACGAGGCCGGAGCCGATCTGGGTGGCCAGCCGGATGCGCTGGGCCTCGCCGCCGGAGAGGGTGCCCGCGGCCCGGTTCAGCGACAGGTAGTCGAGGCCCACGTCGACGAGGAACTTGAGTCGCTCGTTGACCTCCTTCAGGACGCGCTCCGCGATCTTCTTGTCGCGCGCGTTCAGCGTCAGCTCGCCCAGGAAGTCGGCGCAGTCACTGATGGACATGGCCGAGACCTCGGCGATGGACTTCCCCATGACCGTGACGGCGAGGACGATCGGCTTGAGGCGCGTGCCCTCACAGGTGGGGCAGGGCACCTCGCGCATGTAGCCCTCGAAGCGCTCACGGCTCGCGTCCGACTCGGCCTCGCTGTGGCGGCGCTTGACGAACGGGACGGCGCCCTCGAAGGGCGTCGTGTAGACCCGCTCACGTCCGTAGCGGTTGCGGTAGCGGACCTCGATCTGCGTCTTGTGGCCGTAGATGAGCGCCTTCTTGGCGCGCTGCGGCAGTCCGGCGAACGGGATGTCCGTGCGGAAGCCGAGGGCGTCCGCGAGCGCGCCGATGAGGCGGCCGAAGTAGTCCTTGGTGTGACCGTGCGACCACGGGTGGATGGCGCCCTCGTCGAGCGACTTGTCCTCGTCCGGGACGATCAGCTCGGGGTCGACCTCCATGCGCGTACCGATGCCGGTGCAGTCGGGGCAGGCGCCGAAGGGCGAGTTGAAGGAGAAGGAGCGGGGCTCCAGCTCTTCGAAGGACAGGTCGTCGTACGCGCAGTACAGGTGCTCCGAGTACATGCGCTCGCGCTCGGGGTCGTCCTCGGGGAGGTCGACGAAGTCGAGCACGACCATGCCGCCGGAGAGACCGAGCGCGGTCTCCACGGAGTCGGTCAGGCGGCGCTTGGCGGAGTCCTTCACGGTGAGACGGTCGACGACCACCTCGATCGTGTGCTTCTCCTGCTTCTTCAGGGTCGGCGGCTCGGACAGCTGGATCGTCTCGCCGTCCACGCGCGCGCGGGAGTAGCCCTTGGTCTGGAGGTCGCTGAAGAGGTCGACGAACTCGCCCTTGCGCTCGCGCACTAGCGGCGACAGGACCTGGAAGCGGCTGCCCTCGGGCAGCGACAGGACCTTGTCGACGATGGCCTGCGGCGACTGGCGCGCGATGGGGCGGCCGCACTCGGGGCAGTGCGGCTTGCCGATGCGCGCGAACAGCAGACGGAGGTAGTCGTAGACCTCGGTGATGGTGCCGACCGTGGAGCGCGGGTTGCGCGACGTCGACTTCTGGTCGATCGAGACGGCCGGCGACAGGCCCTCGATGAAGTCGACGTCGGGCTTGTCCATCTGGCCGAGGAACTGGCGGGCGTACGACGACAGCGACTCGACGTACCGGCGCTGGCCCTCGGCGAAGATCGTGTCGAACGCGAGCGAGGACTTGCCGGAGCCGGACAGACCGGTGAAGACGATGAGGGAGTCGCGCGGGAGGTCGAGCGAGACATTCCGGAGATTGTGCTCGCGCGCGCCACGGACGATGAGACGGTCGGTCACGCCGGTCCGCACCTTTCTTGGGAGAAGTGACAGGGGCGGGGCCCCCGCCTCTCGAGGTCTGACTCTCGGAGACGACGCCGTCGAGAGCGACGGGAAGCCTGACGGAGAAGTCGTGAGATGGCTGTCTTTCGAAGAGTAGGGGGAGCCACTGACAGCGCCGGTTGGTTTCCCTGGTTGGTAACAAACCCGGACCACCAAGAATGCCCGATGCCGCCGTCGAGCTTATAGCACGTACATTCGATTAAGGCGCCAGGTCGGCCACCTTCACCCGAACGTGTGGCGCCGCTATCGTCGGCGTCATGAGTGATCATGTGCGCGACCTGGTGTCTGTACGCGAAGCGACCGACCGGCTCCTCGCCGCGGTCAGCACCCTGGACAACGCCGCCGTCGCCGAGCCGTCACGGCTTCCGGGCTGGAGCCGCGGCCATGTGCTCGCCCACCTCGCCCGGAACGCCGACGCGCTCGTCAACGTCCTCGAGGGCCGTCCCATGTACGTGAGCGGCGAGGCGCGCGACGCCGACATCGAACGGGACGCCCCGCGCGGGCTGCGCGCGCAGGTCGACGACGTACGGGAGAGCGCCGAGCGCTTCCAGCGCGTCGGGGCCGTGGACGCGGACTGGTCGCGCACCGTGGAGCTGCGCAACGGCGTGACCGACGCCGCCTCCCGCATCCCCTTCCGGCGGCTCGCCGAGGTGGAGCTGCACCACGTGGACCTCGGGATCGGGTACGGGCTGGAGGACCTCCCCGCGGACTTCACCCACCGGGAGATCGACTTCCTGGCCGATCGGTTCACCGGGCACAAGGATGTGCCGCCGCTCGCGCTGGCGACGGACTCCGACCGCCGCTGGACGTCGGGCGGAGCCGACGGCAAGCCCCTCGCGGTCCGGGGCCGGGCGGCGGACCTGCTGGGCTGGCTCTGCGGCCGCCGGGACGGCACCGGGCTGACCGTCGACGGCGGCCTGCTGCCCGCCCTGCCCCCGCTATAGGCTGAGCCCATGACGTACAGCGGAACGGTGAGGGTCGGCGGCCCGGCGGACGTGCACGAGTTGCAGGACCTGATGATCTCCAAGGTCGCGGTCGGACCGATGGACAACAACGCCTATCTGCTGCGGTGCCGCGCGACCGACCAGCAGCTTCTGATCGACGCGGCGAACGAGCCGGAGACGCTGCTGCGGCTCATCGGCGACGACGGCATCACGGCCGTCGTCACCACGCACCAGCACGGGGACCACTGGCAGGCGCTCGCCGAGGTCGTCGGAGCGACCGGCGCGCGCACGTACGCGGGGCGCGACGACGCCGCGGGCATCCCCGTGGCGACGGACGTGCTCGTCGCCGACGGCGACACGATCGAGTTCGGCCGGATCTCGCTGACCGCCCGCCATCTGGTCGGCCACACGCCCGGCTCCATCGCGCTGGTCTACGACGACCCGCACGGCCACCCGCACGTCTTCACCGGTGACTGCCTCTTCCCGGGCGGCGTCGGCAACACGCGCAAGGACCCGGACGCCTTCGCGAGCCTCATCGACGACGTGGAGTCGAAGATCTTCGGGCCGCTGCCGGACGAGACGTGGGTCTATCCGGGACACGGCAACGACACGTCCCTGGGCGCCGAGCGGCCGCACCTTCCGGAGTGGCGCGCGCGGGGCTGGTGACCGACGCCGCGGCGGGCGGCCGCTGTTCACACGGCCGCAACACATGTTCCCACCATGCGGACACTTGCTGTCCTGACCTCGACAAACAGGGCTGAGCGCTGTCAGTCTCCGGCCATGCATCTCGCCCACCGCGCCGCGCGTCTTGCCGTTTGCTCCGCCCTCGTCCTGGTCGCCGCGGCGGCCTGCGCCCCAGAACCCGAGAACTCCGGGAACAAGGCCTCCGGTAAGCCCGCCACGGCCGCCTCCTGCCCTGCGGGCAAACTCCCGACGGTGGCCTCCGGCAAGCTCACCGTGGGCACCGACAAGCCCGCCTACGCGCCGTGGTTCAAGGACGACGACCCGGCCAACGGCCAGGGGTTCGAGTCGGCGGTCGCGTACGCCGTGGCGAAGCGGCTCGGCTACTCCAGGCCCCAAGTGGAGTGGCAGACCGTTCCGTTCAACAGCTCGTTCGCCCCGGGCGCGAAGAAGTTCGACTTCGACATCAACCAGGTGTCGATCAGTGATGCCCGCAAGAAGGCCGTCGCGTTCTCGTCGGGCTACTACGACGTGCGGCAGGCCGTCGTCGCCCTGAAGTCGTCCAAGGCCGCCAAGGCGAAGAGCGTCGCCGACCTGAAGCACGCGAAGCTGGGCGCCCAAGTGGGCACCACGAGCCTGGACTTCATCAACGACCTGGTGAAGCCGGACCAGAAGCCGGCCGTCTACCAGAAGAACGACTTCGCCAAGTCCGCCCTGAAGAACGGCCAGGTGGACGCGATCGTGGTCGACCTCCCGACCGCCTTCTACATCACCGGCGCCGAGGTCACGGACGCCGAGGTGGTGGGCCAGTTCGAGAACTCGACCGGAACGCCCGAGCAGTTCGGTCTCGTCCTCGACAAGGAGAGCGAACTGACGTCGTGCGTGACGGGCGCGGTGGACGCCCTCCGCAAGGACGGCACGCTGGCCTCCCTGGAGAAGAAGTGGCTGTCCGAGGCCGTCGACGCACCGGTGCTCAAGTGACCGTCGCGAAGCAGCCGTCCGTCACGGAGGACGTGTACGTCCCCTCCGAGCGCCGAATAGCCCGCGAGCGCTACCGGCGGAGCCGTGCCCGCCGGGCGACGGGCATCGCGGCGCTGAGCACCTTGGTGACGGGCGCCGTCCTGTTCGTCGTCATCACCAACTCCCCCGGCTGGGAACGGACGAAGGACACCTTCTTCAGTGCGCACTACGCGCGCGTGGCGCTTCCTCAGGTCCTTGAAGGCCTCTGGCTGAACGTCCGCCTCCTGGCGGTGTGCGGGGCGTGTGTCCTGGTCCTCGGGATGCTGCTCGCCCTCGCCCGTACGTTGCGGGGGCCGGTCTTCTTCCCGCTGCGCGCGCTGGCGACGGCGTACACCGACTTCTTCCGCGGACTGCCGCTCATCATCTGCTTGTTGCTGGTCATCTTCGGCGTCCCCGCGCTGCGCCTCCAGGGGGTGACCACGGATCCCGTCCTGCTGGGCGGCGCCGCGCTGGTCCTGACGTACTCGGCGTACGTCGCAGAGGTGTTCCGCGCCGGCATCGAGTCGGTCCACCCCTCGCAGCGGGCCGCCGCGCGTTCCCTGGGGCTCAACAACCGTCAGACACTGCGCTATGTAGTGCTGCCCCAGGCGGTGCGCCGCGTCGTGCCGCCTCTGCTGAACGACCTGGTCTCGCTCCAGAAGGACACCGGTCTGGTCTCCATCGGAGGTGCCGTGGACGCCGTGTACGCAGCGCAGATCATCGCCAGCAAGGACTTCAACTACACGCCCTATGTGGTCGCGGGTCTGGTTTTCGTGGCGCTCACCATTCCCATGACACGCCTCACGGACTGGGTGACGGCCCGGATGGACCGGCGCCGGGCACAAGGAGGCCTCGTATGACCGACTCCGTGCTGCGGATGGAGTCCGTGCGCAAGACGTTCGGCGAGACCGTGGTGCTGCGCGACGTGGACCTGGAGGTCGCTCCGCACAGCGTGACCGCGCTGATCGGCGCCTCCGGGTCCGGCAAGTCAACGCTGCTGCGCTGCGCCAACCTCCTGGAGGAGATCGACGACGGGGCGATCTGGCTGGACGGCGAGGAGATCACCGACCCGCGCGCGGACGCGGACGCGGTGCGGCGGCGGATCGGCGTGGTCTTCCAGGCCTACAACCTGTTCCCGCACATGACCGTCCTGGAGAACGTCACGCTCGCGCCGCGCCGGGTGCACGGCGTCTCGCGCGAGGAGGCCGAGGAGCGGGCCAGGGGCCTGCTGGAGCGCCTCGGGCTCGGTGCGAAGGCCCGGGAGTACCCGGACCGGCTCAGCGGCGGCCAGCAGCAGCGTGCGGCGATCGTACGGGCCCTGGCCGTGCGGCCCCGGCTGCTGCTGCTCGACGAGGTCACCGCGGCCCTCGACCCCGAGCTCGTCGGTGAAGTCCTCGACGTCGTGCGCGACTTGAAGGGCGAGGGCATGACGATGGTGCTGGCCACCCACGAGATGAGCTTCGCCCGTGAGGTCGCCGACCAGGTGTGCTTCCTGGAAGGCGGTGTGGTGCTCGAACGCGGCACCCCGGAGGCCGTGTTCGGGGATCCGCGGCAGGAACGTACGCGACAGTTCCTGCGGCGGATCGTGGAGGCGGGGCGCCTGTAGGCGGCCTTCTAGGCCTGCGCCGCCCCCGGCGCGGCGAGGGCCGCCACCCGCTCCACACCGAACGCGTAGCCCTGCACGCCGCAGCCCGCGATCACGCCGTCGGCGCGCAGCGACACGTAGGAGTGGTGCCGGAACTCCTCGCGCTGGTGGATGTTGGAGATGTGGACCTCGACCACCGGCATCCCGTCACAGGTGTTGAGGGCGTCCAGGATGGCCACGGACGTGTGCGAGTAGGCGGCGGGGTTGATGACGATGCCGACGTGGTTCTCGCGGGCCTCGTGGATCCAGTCGACCAGTTCGCCCTCGTGGTTGGACTGCCGGAAGTCCACGGTGGCTCCGTGCGCGGCGGCCGCCTTGACGCACAGCGCCTCGACGTCGGCGAGGGTGTCGCGGCCGTAGATCTCCGGCTGACGCCTGCCGAGAAGGTTCAGGTTCGGGCCGTTGAGAACCATGATCGGGGCAGTGGCGAGCGTGCGCGGCACAGGGGACCTCCGTACGTAAGTGGTAGCTCCTTGAGGGTCTATCACGCCGCGCCGGATGGACCACCGCTCAGGAGGGACCTCCACGCGCCCCGCACCCCACTCTCGTACGCCCCCGTAACCTGCGCCGACTACGGGTAGTTGCCGCGACATGCGCACCACTCACCCTCCGTCACTGCCACGGCTCGCCGCCGCCTCGCTGGCCGGCACCGCCATCGAGTTCTTCGACTTCTTCGTCTACGGCACCGCCGCCGCGCTGGTCCTCGGCCCGCTGTTCTTCCCGACGTTCTCGCCGCTCGCGGGAACTCTGGCCGCCTTCGCGACCTTCGGGGTGGGCTTCGTGGCGAGGCCGCTCGGCTCGGTCCTGTTCGGGCACATCGGAGACCGGCACGGACGACGCCCCGTCCTGGTGGGGTCACTGATGCTCACCGGGGCCGCGACCGTGGCGGTCGGTTGCGTGCCCACCTATGCCTCGATCGGGGTGGCCGCTCCCCTGCTTCTCCTTCTGTTGCGTTTTCTCCAGGGGCTCGGGCTCGGCGGCGAGTGGGGCGGGGCGGTGCTGCTGACCGCCGAGCACGCGCCCGCCGCACGGCGCGGACTGTGGGCGAGCATGCCCCAGATCGGCCCTTCGGTGGGGTTCCTGCTCGCCAACGGGATCATGCTGGCGCTGTCGGCGACGCTCACGGACGCGCAGTTCGCGGCCTGGGGGTGGCGGGTGCCGTTCTGGGCGGCGGGGGCCCTGGCCGTGGCCGGGCTGTGGCTGCGCAGGTCGCTGGTGGAGAGCCCCGCGTTCCTGGAGGTGGCCGAACCCGCGCGGCTCCCGCTGGCCGAAGTGGTACGCGGGCACTGGCGGTTGGTGCTCCTGACGGCCGGGGCCCTGTCCGTCGGATACGCCATCTTCTATGCGGTGACGACCTGGTCGCTCGCCTATGGAGTGGAGCGGCTCGGCGTGAGCCGCAGCGTCATGCTGACCTGCATCATGGCGGCCGTCGTCGTCAAGGGGGCGTCGACTCCGCTGGCGGCGCTCCTCGGCGACCGGTACGGACGGCGTCCCATGTGTCTCGCGGGGTGCGCGATGGCCGTGGTGTGGATGGTGCCGATGGTGGCGCTCCTGGCCACCGGGGAGCCGCTGTTGATGTTCCTCGGGTTCCTGGTGGCGCTGTTCGCGTTCATCACGATGTTCGCCGTGATCGCCGCGTACCTGCCGGAACTGTACGAACCGCGCGTGCGGTGCACGGGTGCGGCGGTCGGCTACAACCTGGGCGGGGTCCTGGGTGGCGCGCTCACGCCGATCGCGGCGACCGCGCTGGCCGACGGCGGGACGGGGGTCCCCTGGGGTGTGGGCTGGTACCTGACGGGCATCGCGGTGCTGAGCCTCGGGTGCTTCGCACTGCTTCCCGAGACCGCTCCCGGTGTCGTACGGGAGGAGGCCGTCACGGCGTGACGGCGAGTTCCACGTACGCGGCGAGGATCACCAGGTGCACACCGCCCTGGAGCGGGGTGGCGCGTCCGGGGACGATCGTGAGCGTGCTGACCACCAGGGTCAGCGCGAGCAGCACCATGTGGGTGGCGCCGAGGCCGAGGACGAGCGGACCGTCCAGCCAGAACGAGGCGATGGCGACGGCGGGGACGGTCAGTCCGATGCTCGCCATCGCGGAGCCGAGCGCGAGGTTGAGGCTCGTCTGGACGCGGTTGCGGCGGGCGGCCCGGAGCGCCGCGATGGTCTCCGGCAGCAGCACCAGCAGCGCGATGATCACGCCGACGACGGCGTGCGGCATG includes:
- the aroQ gene encoding type II 3-dehydroquinate dehydratase, whose protein sequence is MPRTLATAPIMVLNGPNLNLLGRRQPEIYGRDTLADVEALCVKAAAAHGATVDFRQSNHEGELVDWIHEARENHVGIVINPAAYSHTSVAILDALNTCDGMPVVEVHISNIHQREEFRHHSYVSLRADGVIAGCGVQGYAFGVERVAALAAPGAAQA
- a CDS encoding MBL fold metallo-hydrolase, which codes for MTYSGTVRVGGPADVHELQDLMISKVAVGPMDNNAYLLRCRATDQQLLIDAANEPETLLRLIGDDGITAVVTTHQHGDHWQALAEVVGATGARTYAGRDDAAGIPVATDVLVADGDTIEFGRISLTARHLVGHTPGSIALVYDDPHGHPHVFTGDCLFPGGVGNTRKDPDAFASLIDDVESKIFGPLPDETWVYPGHGNDTSLGAERPHLPEWRARGW
- a CDS encoding maleylpyruvate isomerase family mycothiol-dependent enzyme, encoding MSDHVRDLVSVREATDRLLAAVSTLDNAAVAEPSRLPGWSRGHVLAHLARNADALVNVLEGRPMYVSGEARDADIERDAPRGLRAQVDDVRESAERFQRVGAVDADWSRTVELRNGVTDAASRIPFRRLAEVELHHVDLGIGYGLEDLPADFTHREIDFLADRFTGHKDVPPLALATDSDRRWTSGGADGKPLAVRGRAADLLGWLCGRRDGTGLTVDGGLLPALPPL
- a CDS encoding MFS transporter, producing the protein MRTTHPPSLPRLAAASLAGTAIEFFDFFVYGTAAALVLGPLFFPTFSPLAGTLAAFATFGVGFVARPLGSVLFGHIGDRHGRRPVLVGSLMLTGAATVAVGCVPTYASIGVAAPLLLLLLRFLQGLGLGGEWGGAVLLTAEHAPAARRGLWASMPQIGPSVGFLLANGIMLALSATLTDAQFAAWGWRVPFWAAGALAVAGLWLRRSLVESPAFLEVAEPARLPLAEVVRGHWRLVLLTAGALSVGYAIFYAVTTWSLAYGVERLGVSRSVMLTCIMAAVVVKGASTPLAALLGDRYGRRPMCLAGCAMAVVWMVPMVALLATGEPLLMFLGFLVALFAFITMFAVIAAYLPELYEPRVRCTGAAVGYNLGGVLGGALTPIAATALADGGTGVPWGVGWYLTGIAVLSLGCFALLPETAPGVVREEAVTA
- a CDS encoding ABC transporter substrate-binding protein — protein: MHLAHRAARLAVCSALVLVAAAACAPEPENSGNKASGKPATAASCPAGKLPTVASGKLTVGTDKPAYAPWFKDDDPANGQGFESAVAYAVAKRLGYSRPQVEWQTVPFNSSFAPGAKKFDFDINQVSISDARKKAVAFSSGYYDVRQAVVALKSSKAAKAKSVADLKHAKLGAQVGTTSLDFINDLVKPDQKPAVYQKNDFAKSALKNGQVDAIVVDLPTAFYITGAEVTDAEVVGQFENSTGTPEQFGLVLDKESELTSCVTGAVDALRKDGTLASLEKKWLSEAVDAPVLK
- a CDS encoding amino acid ABC transporter permease; the protein is MTVAKQPSVTEDVYVPSERRIARERYRRSRARRATGIAALSTLVTGAVLFVVITNSPGWERTKDTFFSAHYARVALPQVLEGLWLNVRLLAVCGACVLVLGMLLALARTLRGPVFFPLRALATAYTDFFRGLPLIICLLLVIFGVPALRLQGVTTDPVLLGGAALVLTYSAYVAEVFRAGIESVHPSQRAAARSLGLNNRQTLRYVVLPQAVRRVVPPLLNDLVSLQKDTGLVSIGGAVDAVYAAQIIASKDFNYTPYVVAGLVFVALTIPMTRLTDWVTARMDRRRAQGGLV
- the uvrA gene encoding excinuclease ABC subunit UvrA: MTDRLIVRGAREHNLRNVSLDLPRDSLIVFTGLSGSGKSSLAFDTIFAEGQRRYVESLSSYARQFLGQMDKPDVDFIEGLSPAVSIDQKSTSRNPRSTVGTITEVYDYLRLLFARIGKPHCPECGRPIARQSPQAIVDKVLSLPEGSRFQVLSPLVRERKGEFVDLFSDLQTKGYSRARVDGETIQLSEPPTLKKQEKHTIEVVVDRLTVKDSAKRRLTDSVETALGLSGGMVVLDFVDLPEDDPERERMYSEHLYCAYDDLSFEELEPRSFSFNSPFGACPDCTGIGTRMEVDPELIVPDEDKSLDEGAIHPWSHGHTKDYFGRLIGALADALGFRTDIPFAGLPQRAKKALIYGHKTQIEVRYRNRYGRERVYTTPFEGAVPFVKRRHSEAESDASRERFEGYMREVPCPTCEGTRLKPIVLAVTVMGKSIAEVSAMSISDCADFLGELTLNARDKKIAERVLKEVNERLKFLVDVGLDYLSLNRAAGTLSGGEAQRIRLATQIGSGLVGVLYVLDEPSIGLHQRDNHRLIETLVRLRDMGNTLIVVEHDEDTIKVADWIVDIGPGAGEHGGKVVHSGPLKELLSNSESMTGQYLSGKKSIPIPDIRRPVDPGRRLTVHGAKENNLRDIDVSFPLGVLTAVTGVSGSGKSTLVNDILYTHLARELNGARSVPGRHTRVEGDDLVDKVVHVDQSPIGRTPRSNPATYTGVFDHVRKLFAETTEAKVRGYLPGRFSFNVKGGRCENCSGDGTIKIEMNFLPDVYVPCEVCHGARYNRETLDVHYKGKSIAEVLDMPIEEALDFFEAVPAISRHLRTLNDVGLGYVRLGQSAPTLSGGEAQRVKLASELQKRSTGRTVYVLDEPTTGLHFEDISKLITVLSGLVDKGNSVIVIEHNLDVIKTADWIVDMGPEGGNGGGIVVAEGTPEQVASEPASHTGKFLRDVLGADRVSDAAVPAARSRKTAAKKTVAATKAPAKKTATAKSTGTVTKTAVTKTAAKKTAAKKTTAVKKTAVAKKTAAKKTTGRKS
- a CDS encoding amino acid ABC transporter ATP-binding protein; amino-acid sequence: MTDSVLRMESVRKTFGETVVLRDVDLEVAPHSVTALIGASGSGKSTLLRCANLLEEIDDGAIWLDGEEITDPRADADAVRRRIGVVFQAYNLFPHMTVLENVTLAPRRVHGVSREEAEERARGLLERLGLGAKAREYPDRLSGGQQQRAAIVRALAVRPRLLLLDEVTAALDPELVGEVLDVVRDLKGEGMTMVLATHEMSFAREVADQVCFLEGGVVLERGTPEAVFGDPRQERTRQFLRRIVEAGRL